In Halopseudomonas nanhaiensis, a single window of DNA contains:
- the acpP gene encoding acyl carrier protein has product MSTIEERVKKIVAEQLGVKEEEVTNSASFVEDLGADSLDTVELVMALEEEFETEIPDEEAEKITTVQEAIDYVNSHQK; this is encoded by the coding sequence ATGAGTACCATCGAAGAACGCGTCAAGAAAATCGTTGCCGAGCAGCTCGGCGTCAAAGAAGAAGAAGTGACCAACAGCGCTTCTTTTGTTGAAGATCTTGGCGCTGACTCCCTCGACACCGTCGAGCTGGTGATGGCTCTCGAAGAAGAGTTCGAGACCGAGATTCCGGATGAAGAGGCCGAGAAGATCACCACTGTCCAGGAAGCCATCGATTACGTGAATTCTCACCAGAAGTAA
- the fabG gene encoding 3-oxoacyl-ACP reductase FabG, producing MSLEGKVALVTGASRGIGQAIAHALAAQGAVVVGTATSDGGAEAIGAKLREAGFKGAGMKLDVRDPQSISSVLERIGSEFGAPAILVNNAGITADNLLMRMKDEEWDDVIATNLGSVYRLSKAVLRGMTKARWGRIINISSVVAGMGNAGQSNYAAAKAGMEGFTRALAREVGSRSITVNSVAPGFIDTDMTRALNDNQRQSMLDQIPLGRLGQAEEIAGVVSFLASDAAGYVTGATVPVNGGMFMN from the coding sequence ATGAGTCTTGAAGGTAAGGTCGCGCTGGTCACCGGCGCAAGCCGCGGCATTGGACAGGCCATCGCCCATGCGTTGGCCGCCCAGGGTGCGGTGGTTGTGGGTACCGCCACGAGTGATGGCGGTGCCGAAGCGATCGGTGCGAAGCTTCGAGAGGCCGGATTCAAGGGCGCCGGGATGAAGCTGGACGTGCGCGACCCGCAGTCAATCAGCAGCGTGCTGGAGCGTATCGGCAGCGAGTTTGGTGCGCCTGCCATCCTGGTCAACAATGCCGGCATTACGGCAGACAACCTGTTGATGCGCATGAAGGACGAAGAGTGGGACGACGTCATCGCGACCAATCTCGGTTCGGTCTACCGTTTGTCCAAGGCTGTTTTGCGAGGCATGACCAAGGCCCGTTGGGGGCGTATCATCAACATCAGTTCGGTGGTCGCTGGAATGGGTAACGCCGGTCAGTCGAATTACGCTGCGGCCAAGGCTGGCATGGAGGGCTTCACTCGAGCACTGGCTCGTGAAGTGGGATCCAGATCGATTACTGTGAACTCGGTCGCGCCCGGTTTCATTGACACGGACATGACGCGTGCGCTGAACGATAATCAGCGGCAGTCGATGCTCGATCAGATTCCCTTGGGACGGTTGGGCCAGGCAGAAGAGATAGCGGGCGTGGTCTCCTTTCTGGCCAGCGATGCTGCAGGCTATGTCACTGGAGCGACTGTACCGGTGAATGGCGGTATGTTCATGAATTGA
- the fabD gene encoding ACP S-malonyltransferase: MTPSLAFVFPGQGSQSLGMLADLAAMHSCVGDTFQEASDALGYDLWALCQNGPESELNRTDRTQPAILAASIALWRVWCEQSAVRPAYVAGHSLGEYSALVVAEVIAFADAVRLVERRGQLMQQAVPEGQGAMAAILGLDDQQIVDVCAQAAQGEVVSAVNYNAPGQVVIAGKVSAVERAIEGCKAAGAKRAIALPVSVPSHCALMQPAAEQLARDLAELTWHEPSITLVQNVNAAPADDLAALRTLLVEQLYSPVRWVQSVAFMAGQGVTDIVECGPGKVLSGLNKRCDKTLGTYSLESAEGFAAARDRFAEGV, encoded by the coding sequence ATGACCCCATCCCTCGCTTTCGTATTCCCGGGCCAGGGCTCTCAGTCCCTCGGCATGCTGGCCGATCTGGCTGCGATGCATTCATGTGTCGGTGACACATTCCAGGAAGCCTCCGATGCGCTCGGCTACGACCTGTGGGCGCTTTGCCAGAACGGCCCCGAATCCGAGCTGAACCGCACCGACCGTACCCAGCCCGCCATCCTTGCCGCCTCCATTGCGTTGTGGCGGGTGTGGTGCGAGCAATCAGCAGTGCGTCCTGCCTATGTCGCGGGTCATAGCCTGGGTGAATACTCGGCGCTAGTGGTGGCTGAGGTCATCGCCTTTGCCGATGCGGTGCGGCTGGTCGAGCGACGCGGGCAGCTGATGCAGCAGGCAGTTCCAGAGGGACAGGGCGCCATGGCGGCGATTCTCGGGCTGGATGATCAGCAGATCGTGGACGTATGCGCGCAGGCAGCTCAAGGCGAAGTGGTCAGCGCCGTCAACTACAATGCGCCGGGCCAGGTGGTCATCGCGGGCAAGGTGTCTGCAGTAGAGCGGGCTATTGAAGGTTGCAAGGCTGCCGGCGCCAAGCGTGCGATTGCGTTGCCCGTCAGCGTACCGTCCCACTGTGCCCTCATGCAGCCAGCCGCTGAGCAACTGGCCAGGGATCTGGCGGAACTCACCTGGCACGAGCCGTCCATCACATTGGTCCAGAACGTGAACGCTGCGCCGGCAGACGATCTGGCCGCTCTGCGCACGTTGCTGGTCGAGCAGCTCTACAGTCCGGTACGCTGGGTTCAGAGCGTAGCCTTCATGGCCGGCCAGGGCGTGACGGATATTGTCGAATGCGGGCCAGGCAAGGTCCTGTCGGGTCTGAACAAGCGCTGTGACAAGACGCTCGGCACTTACAGTCTTGAGAGCGCCGAGGGCTTTGCTGCAGCGCGTGATCGTTTTGCGGAAGGAGTCTGA
- the plsX gene encoding phosphate acyltransferase PlsX → MGGDFGPRCILPAVARSLATHPGLEVVLVGSAESMHEQSTLCPLPEKRVRWISASEVIHADDSPASVLRHKRDASMRLAIEQVRDGHADGCLSAGNTGALMVLARSILGTLEGVERPAIMASLPVSGRACHVLDMGANVDCTAMQLFEFAVMASETVRETSGLARPRIGLLNIGREVHKGSRMVREVSDMLRRSPELNYVGHIEGDGLFRDEADVVVCDGFVGNVVLKASEGLALYLQSELRQALAANRLLRLMSPVLRSALKPFGERHDPTRYNGASLLGLNGVVVKSHGAANQFAFEIAIERAMLACRAGLPTRIASKLAQCRAHL, encoded by the coding sequence ATGGGCGGGGACTTCGGTCCCCGTTGCATTCTCCCCGCCGTTGCCCGCAGTCTCGCGACTCACCCCGGGCTTGAGGTTGTTCTGGTTGGCTCCGCCGAGTCGATGCATGAACAATCGACTCTCTGTCCGCTTCCGGAGAAGAGAGTGCGCTGGATCTCAGCCAGCGAAGTAATCCACGCCGATGATTCTCCCGCCAGTGTCCTCCGTCACAAGCGCGATGCCTCCATGCGCCTGGCTATCGAGCAAGTGCGTGACGGCCACGCGGACGGCTGTCTGAGCGCTGGCAATACGGGTGCTTTGATGGTCCTGGCACGCTCTATTCTTGGCACTCTGGAAGGCGTGGAGCGACCGGCGATCATGGCGTCCTTGCCTGTGTCGGGCAGGGCCTGCCACGTGCTGGATATGGGGGCCAATGTCGATTGCACGGCCATGCAGTTGTTCGAGTTTGCCGTCATGGCTTCCGAAACCGTCCGCGAGACCAGCGGTCTGGCGCGGCCCCGTATCGGTCTGCTGAACATCGGTAGGGAAGTGCACAAGGGCAGCAGGATGGTCCGCGAGGTATCCGACATGCTCAGGCGCAGCCCCGAGCTGAACTATGTCGGCCATATTGAAGGCGATGGTCTGTTTCGTGATGAAGCGGATGTCGTGGTGTGTGACGGATTCGTCGGTAATGTGGTGCTCAAGGCCAGCGAGGGTCTGGCGCTGTATCTTCAAAGCGAGCTCAGGCAGGCTCTCGCGGCCAACCGCTTGCTCAGGCTGATGTCTCCGGTCTTGCGCAGCGCACTGAAACCCTTCGGTGAACGCCATGATCCGACTCGCTACAACGGCGCAAGCCTCCTTGGTCTCAACGGTGTTGTGGTCAAGAGTCACGGCGCCGCGAACCAGTTTGCCTTCGAGATAGCGATTGAGCGGGCTATGCTCGCCTGCAGGGCCGGGCTTCCCACGCGCATCGCCAGCAAGCTCGCCCAGTGCCGGGCACACTTGTGA
- the rpmF gene encoding 50S ribosomal protein L32: MAVQQNKKSRSARDMRRSHDALSAPALSVDKSTGETHLRHHVSPDGFYRGRQVINKDNDE, translated from the coding sequence ATGGCTGTACAGCAGAACAAAAAGTCCCGTTCCGCACGCGACATGCGTCGTTCGCACGATGCACTGTCCGCACCGGCGCTGTCCGTGGACAAGTCCACCGGCGAAACCCACCTGCGTCATCACGTATCGCCGGATGGTTTCTACCGCGGTCGTCAGGTGATCAACAAGGACAACGACGAATAA
- a CDS encoding YceD family protein has protein sequence MSRLNALLAVPADDVDVELEFARDEQRIPMMRGHYQVEATLICQRCLEPVVIPLDSRCEVGFVESDEAARTLPRQYEPVILDDESLDLIALIEDELLLALPAVPMHPKGTCQHPPGFQSDAEQPEEEASKPNPFSVLAKLKRDT, from the coding sequence ATGTCGCGGTTGAATGCGCTTCTCGCCGTTCCGGCTGATGATGTCGACGTCGAACTCGAGTTCGCTCGCGACGAGCAGCGCATCCCGATGATGCGAGGTCATTACCAGGTCGAAGCAACCCTGATTTGTCAGCGTTGTCTCGAGCCGGTCGTGATCCCGCTCGACAGCCGCTGCGAGGTGGGGTTCGTGGAAAGCGACGAGGCTGCACGCACGCTGCCGCGTCAGTATGAACCGGTTATTCTGGATGATGAATCGCTCGATCTGATCGCTCTGATCGAAGATGAACTGCTGTTGGCATTGCCTGCGGTTCCCATGCATCCGAAAGGAACGTGCCAGCATCCGCCTGGTTTTCAGTCTGATGCCGAGCAGCCGGAGGAGGAGGCAAGCAAGCCCAACCCCTTCAGTGTGCTGGCCAAGTTAAAACGCGATACCTGA
- a CDS encoding Maf family protein — translation MARLVLASGSPYRRDLLKQLGIPFEHCSPDVEEATQEGESAEELTLRLAKDKALAVIDRFPTHLIIASDQVALLDGEPVSKPGDHAAATRQLQRSSGQRITFSTSLCLLNSETGRMQTTVEHFHVQFRQLSDEAIERYLSAEKPYDCAGSFRVEGLGISLFSSLQGEDPNSLIGLPMIRLCDMLANEGVYLP, via the coding sequence ATGGCGCGCCTGGTTCTGGCTTCCGGTTCACCCTACCGTCGGGATCTGCTCAAGCAGCTCGGCATCCCTTTCGAGCACTGCAGCCCGGACGTGGAAGAAGCGACTCAGGAAGGCGAAAGCGCCGAAGAACTCACGCTGCGCCTGGCGAAAGACAAGGCGCTAGCCGTGATCGACCGATTTCCGACTCATCTGATCATCGCGTCCGATCAGGTAGCGCTGCTCGACGGCGAACCCGTGAGCAAGCCCGGGGACCATGCCGCCGCCACGCGGCAGCTGCAACGCTCCAGCGGGCAGCGGATCACCTTCTCGACATCGCTTTGTCTATTGAACAGCGAAACCGGTCGGATGCAGACGACCGTAGAGCACTTCCACGTCCAGTTCCGCCAATTGAGTGACGAAGCCATCGAGCGCTATCTGTCAGCAGAAAAGCCCTACGACTGCGCCGGTAGCTTCAGGGTCGAGGGTCTGGGAATCAGTCTGTTTTCCTCGCTGCAGGGAGAGGACCCCAACAGCCTGATCGGGCTACCGATGATCAGGCTGTGCGACATGCTGGCCAATGAAGGCGTATACCTGCCCTGA
- the sppA gene encoding signal peptide peptidase SppA, with translation MQSDRWTEGEMVSREDEVKGVEDRKAWSLLEKTLMASVQEQRRSRRWGIFFKILTFAYLFAAVMLFSPFGSMDDSKAVGEPHTAVIEVRGTIADLQEASADNLVTSLRRAFEDENTRGVVLRINSPGGSPVQSGYVYDEIKRLRAKHPDIKVYAVIADIGASGAYYIAAAADEIYADKASLVGSIGVTAAGFGFVEMLDKLGVERRTYASGEHKTFLDPFQPEKPEERQFWQTVLDTTHRQFIEQVKAGRGDRLKDHPDLFSGLVWSGEQAVDLGLVDGLASTSTVARDIIGAEETVDYTHRESPFQRFTRQLGTSMGNAIATHLGLTATPGLR, from the coding sequence ATGCAATCGGATCGGTGGACAGAAGGTGAGATGGTGTCGCGAGAGGATGAGGTGAAAGGCGTCGAGGATCGAAAGGCCTGGTCGCTGCTGGAAAAGACTCTGATGGCGTCGGTACAGGAGCAGCGACGCTCCCGTCGCTGGGGTATCTTCTTCAAGATATTGACGTTCGCCTATCTTTTCGCGGCAGTCATGCTGTTCTCACCCTTTGGGAGCATGGACGACAGCAAGGCTGTCGGCGAGCCGCACACGGCGGTAATCGAGGTTCGCGGGACGATCGCAGACCTTCAGGAGGCATCGGCCGACAACCTGGTGACCAGTCTGCGTCGCGCTTTCGAGGACGAAAACACCCGTGGTGTTGTGCTGCGCATCAACAGTCCTGGCGGCAGCCCGGTGCAGTCCGGCTACGTTTATGATGAGATCAAGCGTCTGCGGGCGAAGCATCCCGACATCAAGGTATATGCAGTCATCGCCGATATTGGTGCTTCCGGCGCTTACTATATCGCTGCAGCGGCAGACGAGATCTACGCGGACAAGGCCAGTCTGGTGGGCTCCATCGGAGTGACTGCCGCCGGCTTCGGCTTTGTCGAAATGCTCGACAAGCTGGGTGTCGAGCGCCGCACCTATGCCTCCGGCGAGCACAAGACCTTCCTTGATCCCTTCCAGCCAGAAAAGCCCGAGGAGCGCCAGTTCTGGCAGACGGTGCTGGACACTACGCACCGCCAGTTCATCGAACAGGTCAAAGCGGGCCGGGGTGACAGGCTGAAAGACCATCCGGATCTGTTCAGCGGTCTGGTCTGGTCTGGCGAGCAGGCCGTCGATCTCGGACTGGTCGATGGGCTGGCGAGCACATCGACTGTCGCGCGGGACATCATCGGTGCAGAGGAGACGGTCGACTATACCCATCGGGAATCGCCTTTCCAGCGTTTCACCCGTCAGCTCGGTACCAGTATGGGAAATGCCATTGCGACCCATCTTGGACTGACCGCAACGCCGGGTTTGCGCTGA
- a CDS encoding HAD-IA family hydrolase gives MAELKALIFDWDGTLSDSVPRIVQAMHAAADLIGLPRCTDRAVMDIVGLGLPEAIAVLYPDITQALADTLRSAYSGCYIQLEETPSPLFPGVIDALEAFKGTGVKLAVATGKSRRGLQRVLAAHDLEGFFDSTRCADETASKPDPLMLRLILSEVGVEPAQAMMLGDSEFDLRMALAAAVRPVAVSYGAQPREHLLRWKPERCIDDFEEFHGWVMPQLRGQPVTEA, from the coding sequence ATGGCTGAACTGAAGGCGTTGATATTCGACTGGGATGGAACGCTTTCCGACTCGGTGCCCAGGATCGTCCAGGCCATGCATGCCGCCGCCGATCTGATCGGATTGCCGCGCTGCACTGATCGTGCGGTCATGGATATCGTCGGGCTTGGCTTGCCAGAAGCGATTGCGGTGCTGTATCCGGACATCACGCAGGCGTTGGCAGATACGTTGCGCAGCGCGTATAGCGGCTGCTACATCCAGCTCGAGGAGACACCGTCTCCGCTGTTTCCGGGGGTTATTGATGCTCTCGAAGCGTTCAAAGGTACGGGCGTAAAGCTGGCGGTCGCGACCGGCAAAAGCCGTCGGGGGCTACAGCGGGTGCTGGCTGCTCACGATCTTGAAGGTTTTTTCGACTCTACGCGCTGCGCAGATGAAACCGCCAGCAAGCCGGACCCTCTGATGTTGCGTCTGATTCTGTCGGAAGTGGGTGTGGAACCGGCTCAGGCGATGATGCTGGGCGACAGCGAGTTCGACCTGCGCATGGCGCTCGCCGCTGCCGTACGGCCGGTGGCCGTCAGTTACGGCGCACAGCCGCGCGAGCATCTCTTGCGCTGGAAACCGGAGCGATGTATTGATGATTTCGAGGAATTTCATGGCTGGGTCATGCCGCAATTGCGCGGCCAGCCTGTGACAGAGGCGTAA
- the rluC gene encoding 23S rRNA pseudouridine(955/2504/2580) synthase RluC has translation MTEPSANITASVQTDLIDEGHAGQRIDNYLITRLKGAPKTLVYRILRKGEVRVNKGRIKPDYRLKVGDVIRIPPVRLPTPEEPVLVGQGILQALQDNILYEDKALIVINKPAGLAVHGGSGVNFGVIEAMRQLRPECDQMELVHRLDRDTSGCLMIAKKRSMLRHLHAALRGDGVTKCYMALVSGRWPATTKRVHAPLQKNNLRSGERMVEVNAEGKESLTEFKVIQRFGDTATLVEARPITGRTHQIRVHARHAGHPIAGDPKYGDDTFTQMIREMGGKRMFLHAFSLSVELADGSLMAVQAQPGPVWDRTLARLESHG, from the coding sequence ATGACAGAGCCCTCCGCTAATATCACCGCATCCGTGCAGACCGATCTGATCGATGAAGGTCACGCCGGTCAGCGCATCGACAACTATCTGATCACTCGTCTCAAGGGTGCGCCGAAGACGCTGGTCTATCGCATTCTGCGAAAAGGCGAGGTTCGCGTGAACAAGGGCCGGATCAAGCCTGACTACCGGCTCAAGGTCGGAGATGTCATCCGCATCCCGCCGGTGCGCTTGCCCACGCCCGAGGAGCCGGTACTGGTGGGGCAGGGCATTCTGCAGGCGCTGCAGGACAACATCCTTTATGAGGACAAGGCGCTGATCGTCATCAACAAGCCTGCGGGACTGGCGGTCCATGGGGGCAGCGGTGTCAATTTTGGAGTGATCGAGGCGATGCGACAGCTGCGTCCCGAGTGCGATCAGATGGAGCTGGTGCATCGATTGGATCGAGACACGTCCGGCTGCCTGATGATTGCCAAGAAACGCAGCATGCTGCGCCACCTGCATGCCGCGCTCCGCGGCGATGGCGTAACCAAGTGCTACATGGCGCTGGTAAGTGGCCGGTGGCCTGCCACGACAAAGCGGGTTCATGCTCCGCTTCAGAAGAACAATCTCCGCTCTGGCGAGCGAATGGTTGAGGTCAACGCCGAGGGCAAAGAGTCGCTGACCGAGTTCAAGGTCATCCAGCGTTTTGGTGATACCGCCACGCTGGTGGAGGCACGTCCGATCACGGGCAGAACGCATCAGATCCGTGTCCACGCTCGCCATGCGGGCCACCCGATTGCCGGTGACCCGAAGTACGGCGACGATACCTTTACTCAAATGATTCGAGAAATGGGCGGCAAGCGCATGTTTCTGCATGCATTTTCCCTATCGGTTGAGCTCGCAGACGGTTCGCTTATGGCTGTGCAGGCGCAGCCTGGCCCGGTGTGGGATCGCACGCTGGCCAGGCTAGAGTCGCATGGCTGA
- the rne gene encoding ribonuclease E, with amino-acid sequence MKRMLINATQPEELRVALVDGQRLYDLDIESGAREQKKANIYMGRITRVEPSLEAAFVDFGSERHGFLPLKEISREYFSKQPEGRVNIKEVLREGQEVIVQVDKEERGNKGAALTTFISLAGRYLVLMPNNPRAGGISRRIEGEERNELREALNSLNIPADMGMIVRTAGLGRSAEELQWDLDYLLQLWEAIKSASAERKGPFLIYQESNVIIRAIRDYLRQDIGEVLIDSETVKEEALNFISQVMPQYASKVKLYEDSVPLFNRFQIESQIETAFEREVKLPSGGSIVIDHTEALVSIDINSARATKGGDIEETALQTNLEAAEEIARQLRLRDIGGLIVIDFIDMTPAKNQRAVEERVRESLEADRARVQVGRISRFGLLEMSRQRLRPSLGETSGIVCPRCNGRGTIRDVESLSLSVLRLIEEEALKERTAEVRAHVPIAVATFLLNEKREALANTEKRTKVRLVILPSEHMETPHFDVQRLRDDHESVVAGETSYAMKADVVAEEPVQVSQTRAIVRQEAAVKSIAPARPAPTPAPIPATQVIQEAQPGLFKGIIKSLVSLFAGNSEPEAAAEKEKAAVEPRTERKPSRDSNRGGDDRRNGRRRSRNDRGERSERNEGERKQSGRAERSERPERAERPERAERPERAERTERGERKAELAPESKPAETTRRRRRSPEAAERTPRAEEPVDTGVPTEPRGPAERRPRQEDKPEVDEALEAGSEQQDDQSDGDRPKRRSRNSQRRRNNRRSRPNPDEATATGEANGADQSNEGSSTDQAPQVPAEAAVAATAAVAAGLGAVSAEVDPSEPQPVTSEETNDVQTPVEEGLKQNAAQAEQTIESAVEAFSQSHRDQTSEHSAESFDSDAGQAAELAVEPEQPAPQVAAASEPQSEPASEPKAVEPEVVRNDAVAPEAQPEEPVKTEAAPALTESGRAYNDPREVRRRQQEAKRMAEQQAAAVADSEQTSLPLDTAEAPASSNATGDDAHPDTSVLAQQFDSVDAPVEPSEQQPVHNATGDVGHPDLNVLEQQLDSPSEEEVKVDTLPEPSSVAGHPDTNVLDQQRENEAQAEESSTEDGTGQAGHPDTHALAQQLENKEEDEDQKPKQ; translated from the coding sequence ATGAAAAGAATGCTGATCAACGCAACTCAACCCGAAGAGTTGCGCGTCGCCCTGGTAGATGGCCAGCGCCTGTACGATCTGGATATCGAATCCGGAGCACGGGAACAGAAGAAGGCCAACATCTACATGGGCCGTATCACCCGTGTCGAGCCCAGTCTCGAAGCGGCTTTCGTCGACTTCGGCTCCGAGCGTCACGGCTTCCTCCCCCTGAAGGAAATCTCCAGAGAATACTTCTCCAAGCAGCCGGAAGGTCGCGTCAATATCAAGGAAGTGCTCAGAGAAGGCCAGGAAGTCATTGTCCAGGTCGACAAGGAAGAGCGCGGCAACAAGGGCGCTGCCCTCACCACCTTCATCAGTCTGGCCGGCCGCTATCTGGTGCTCATGCCCAACAACCCCCGCGCAGGCGGTATTTCCCGTCGCATCGAGGGTGAAGAGCGCAATGAGCTGCGCGAAGCGCTGAACAGCCTGAACATCCCTGCTGACATGGGCATGATCGTTCGCACCGCGGGTCTGGGCCGCAGCGCCGAGGAATTGCAGTGGGACCTCGATTACCTGCTGCAACTGTGGGAAGCCATCAAGTCGGCTTCTGCCGAGCGCAAGGGCCCGTTCCTGATCTACCAGGAAAGCAACGTCATCATCCGCGCCATCCGCGACTACCTGCGCCAGGACATCGGCGAAGTGCTGATCGACAGCGAAACGGTCAAGGAAGAAGCGCTCAACTTCATCAGCCAGGTCATGCCGCAGTACGCGAGCAAGGTCAAGCTATACGAAGACAGCGTTCCGCTGTTCAACCGCTTTCAAATTGAGAGCCAGATTGAGACAGCCTTCGAACGCGAAGTGAAACTGCCCTCCGGCGGGTCGATCGTCATCGACCACACCGAAGCGCTCGTTTCGATCGATATCAACTCCGCTCGCGCGACCAAGGGCGGTGACATCGAAGAAACCGCACTGCAGACCAACCTGGAAGCAGCAGAAGAGATCGCCCGTCAACTCCGCCTGCGTGATATCGGCGGCCTGATCGTCATCGATTTCATCGACATGACGCCGGCGAAGAACCAGCGTGCGGTGGAAGAACGCGTTCGCGAAAGCCTGGAAGCGGATCGTGCCCGTGTACAGGTCGGCCGCATTTCCCGTTTCGGCCTGCTGGAAATGTCGCGCCAGCGCCTCCGTCCTTCGCTGGGCGAAACCAGCGGCATCGTTTGCCCGCGCTGTAACGGTCGCGGCACTATCCGCGATGTGGAATCACTCTCCCTTTCTGTCTTGCGCCTGATCGAAGAGGAAGCGCTCAAGGAACGCACCGCGGAAGTACGTGCGCATGTGCCGATTGCCGTCGCCACTTTCCTGCTCAATGAAAAACGCGAAGCGTTGGCGAACACCGAGAAGCGTACCAAGGTCCGCCTGGTGATTCTGCCCAGCGAGCATATGGAAACACCCCACTTCGACGTGCAGCGTCTGCGTGACGATCACGAGTCGGTCGTAGCCGGCGAGACCAGCTACGCCATGAAGGCAGACGTAGTGGCCGAGGAACCGGTGCAGGTCAGTCAGACTCGTGCCATCGTTCGCCAGGAAGCGGCGGTCAAGAGCATTGCCCCTGCCCGCCCTGCCCCCACCCCTGCTCCGATCCCTGCCACCCAGGTCATTCAGGAAGCTCAGCCGGGCCTGTTCAAGGGCATCATCAAGTCGCTGGTAAGCCTGTTTGCCGGCAACTCGGAGCCCGAGGCCGCAGCAGAGAAAGAAAAAGCCGCCGTCGAGCCGCGTACCGAGCGCAAGCCGAGCCGCGACAGCAACCGTGGTGGTGATGATCGTCGCAATGGCCGTCGTCGTTCGCGTAACGATCGTGGCGAGCGCTCCGAGCGCAACGAGGGTGAGCGCAAGCAGTCCGGTCGTGCAGAGCGCAGCGAACGCCCGGAACGCGCCGAGCGGCCAGAACGCGCTGAACGCCCGGAGCGCGCGGAACGCACTGAGCGTGGCGAACGCAAGGCCGAACTGGCTCCTGAAAGCAAGCCGGCCGAAACGACTCGTCGGCGTCGTCGCAGCCCGGAAGCAGCGGAACGCACTCCTCGCGCCGAAGAGCCTGTCGATACAGGCGTGCCGACCGAACCACGCGGTCCAGCCGAGCGGCGTCCGCGCCAGGAAGACAAGCCCGAGGTTGATGAAGCGCTGGAAGCTGGCTCCGAGCAGCAGGACGATCAGAGCGACGGCGACCGCCCCAAGCGCCGCTCGCGCAATAGCCAGCGCCGCCGCAACAACCGTCGCAGCCGCCCGAATCCGGATGAAGCTACCGCTACCGGTGAGGCAAATGGCGCCGATCAGTCGAATGAAGGCTCCAGCACCGACCAGGCACCTCAAGTGCCTGCCGAAGCCGCTGTCGCAGCGACCGCCGCCGTAGCTGCCGGTCTCGGCGCAGTGTCTGCAGAAGTCGACCCAAGCGAGCCCCAGCCGGTAACCAGCGAAGAAACGAACGACGTTCAGACGCCGGTTGAAGAAGGCCTCAAGCAGAACGCTGCTCAAGCCGAGCAGACTATCGAGAGCGCAGTCGAAGCGTTCAGCCAGTCGCATCGTGATCAGACCAGCGAGCACAGCGCCGAATCGTTCGACAGCGATGCCGGTCAGGCCGCGGAACTGGCTGTCGAACCTGAACAGCCAGCCCCCCAGGTCGCGGCTGCAAGCGAGCCTCAATCCGAGCCAGCAAGCGAGCCGAAAGCAGTTGAACCAGAAGTTGTTCGAAACGACGCCGTGGCGCCGGAGGCTCAGCCGGAAGAGCCCGTGAAAACCGAAGCGGCGCCAGCTTTGACTGAAAGCGGTCGCGCCTATAACGATCCGCGGGAAGTCCGTCGGCGTCAGCAGGAAGCCAAGCGCATGGCAGAGCAACAGGCGGCTGCCGTTGCCGACAGCGAACAGACCTCGCTGCCTCTGGACACGGCAGAAGCGCCAGCGTCATCCAACGCTACCGGTGATGATGCTCATCCGGATACCAGCGTGCTGGCCCAGCAGTTCGACAGCGTTGATGCGCCTGTCGAGCCTTCGGAACAACAGCCGGTACACAACGCCACTGGCGATGTGGGCCATCCGGACCTGAACGTGCTCGAACAACAGCTCGACAGTCCGTCCGAGGAAGAGGTCAAGGTTGATACGCTACCGGAACCGAGCAGCGTTGCAGGTCACCCCGACACCAACGTTCTGGACCAGCAGCGCGAGAACGAAGCGCAGGCAGAGGAGTCATCGACTGAGGACGGTACAGGACAGGCCGGTCATCCCGATACCCATGCTCTCGCGCAGCAGCTCGAGAACAAGGAGGAGGACGAGGACCAGAAGCCCAAGCAATAA